One Syntrophobacterales bacterium genomic window carries:
- the der gene encoding ribosome biogenesis GTPase Der: MKPIISIVGRPNVGKSTLFNRLIGHRKAITEDIPGVTRDRNYGVFEYSGQEFVLVDTGGFEPSSDEGFFPLVKKQIEISMEESAIIIFVLDGKDGMLPQDVEIARIIRKYEKPVFYVINKVDSEKREADAAEFYGLGAEKLYTMSALHGRGLGEFLDDIASVGKMVSETTGGALKGESEAEEGIRIAVMGRPNTGKSSIINRLLGSERMIVSDVAGTTRDAIDTTILFKDNEITLIDTAGLRRKSRVSGKIEEYSVSSALKTIEKATVVNLIVDAEEGLSHQDASIAHLVVAQGKGICVVINKWDLVKGTVSEEEYRRMTLERIPHAAFSPIIFTSAKTGVHMGQILQTDLRIYSQLTKRIDTAKLNRAFQLFYRKLNPSRQRNAEVKINYVNQAKTLPPTFILFSNHPELIQKHYKRYLENSLRSAFGFAGAPIRLVFKKKS, translated from the coding sequence TTGAAACCGATTATAAGTATCGTGGGTCGTCCCAATGTGGGGAAATCGACACTGTTTAACAGGTTAATAGGTCACAGGAAAGCAATAACGGAAGACATTCCGGGTGTGACGAGGGATCGTAATTACGGGGTATTCGAGTACTCGGGTCAGGAATTTGTCCTAGTCGATACGGGGGGGTTTGAACCGTCGAGTGACGAGGGATTTTTCCCTCTCGTGAAGAAGCAGATAGAAATATCCATGGAAGAGTCGGCGATTATAATCTTCGTACTGGACGGAAAAGACGGTATGTTGCCACAGGATGTGGAGATTGCCCGGATAATTAGAAAATACGAAAAACCTGTCTTTTATGTGATCAACAAGGTGGATTCAGAAAAAAGAGAGGCCGATGCCGCGGAGTTCTACGGATTGGGAGCGGAGAAGCTTTACACCATGAGCGCCCTCCATGGGAGGGGACTTGGGGAATTTCTTGATGACATCGCATCCGTCGGGAAAATGGTGAGCGAGACGACCGGCGGCGCCCTGAAAGGCGAGAGTGAGGCTGAAGAGGGGATCAGGATCGCCGTGATGGGAAGGCCCAACACAGGGAAGTCCTCAATAATAAACCGGTTGTTAGGCTCGGAACGTATGATCGTAAGCGATGTTGCAGGAACCACGAGGGACGCTATCGACACTACGATACTCTTCAAAGACAATGAGATCACCCTTATTGATACGGCAGGCCTGAGGAGGAAAAGCAGGGTATCGGGCAAAATAGAAGAATATTCTGTGTCAAGTGCGCTCAAGACTATCGAAAAAGCGACTGTGGTAAACCTTATCGTCGATGCGGAGGAAGGGCTTAGCCATCAGGACGCGTCCATCGCCCACCTCGTTGTGGCCCAGGGTAAAGGGATATGCGTGGTGATCAATAAGTGGGACCTTGTGAAAGGTACGGTGAGCGAGGAAGAATACAGGCGGATGACCCTGGAGAGGATTCCTCATGCTGCATTTTCTCCAATCATTTTTACGTCCGCGAAGACCGGAGTCCACATGGGGCAGATACTGCAGACCGACCTCAGGATATACAGTCAGTTGACGAAAAGGATAGATACCGCGAAGTTGAATAGGGCGTTTCAGCTTTTCTACAGGAAGCTTAACCCATCACGGCAGAGGAACGCGGAGGTAAAGATCAATTATGTAAATCAGGCGAAGACCTTGCCGCCCACGTTTATCCTTTTCTCAAACCATCCGGAGCTTATACAGAAACACTACAAGAGGTACTTGGAAAATTCCCTGAGGAGCGCTTTCGGTTTCGCAGGAGCCCCGATCAGGCTGGTGTTCAAGAAAAAGTCGTGA
- a CDS encoding MFS transporter — MKKFNLKALLLLSLGHMVVDIYQGALPALLPFLKEKLSLTYTMAGVVLVMSNFASSILQPLFGYYSDKKEKAVLLPVGLLFAGMSFALLSLADIYVLVLVLTALSGLGIAAYHPEGYKTAHFFTGERSATGMSIFSVGGNLGLSLGPVCVVYIIQYLGLPYLPVIVLPALLMTLVILIARKTVAIPAMEHADRQTAAAAAPKGAMLSLITVIGIVVARTWTQMGLVSYIPFYYINYLKGEPVFAGKLVFTFLVCGALGTLIGSPIADRIGLRTFLRLTMFLGTIVLPLMFVPFINQSWLLFVVLGVEGALIVSTFSVTVVIGQKLLPHRLGVASGLLVGFAIGAGGVGVTLLGVIADTMGVPLALEAIMLLPLIGFILSLILRFKG; from the coding sequence ATGAAAAAATTTAACCTGAAGGCGCTCCTTTTACTTTCTTTAGGGCACATGGTAGTCGACATTTATCAGGGGGCCCTGCCGGCGTTGCTGCCGTTTCTCAAAGAGAAGCTGTCCCTTACCTACACCATGGCCGGCGTTGTGCTCGTCATGTCCAACTTCGCTTCGTCCATACTTCAGCCCCTTTTCGGCTATTATTCGGACAAGAAGGAGAAAGCTGTCCTTCTTCCCGTTGGCCTTCTCTTCGCGGGAATGAGCTTTGCCCTTCTTTCGCTGGCCGATATTTATGTTCTGGTGTTGGTTCTCACGGCTTTGAGCGGTCTCGGGATCGCGGCGTATCATCCGGAAGGATACAAGACTGCCCATTTCTTTACCGGCGAAAGAAGCGCCACGGGTATGTCCATTTTTTCGGTGGGAGGCAATCTCGGCCTGTCCCTGGGACCCGTCTGCGTGGTTTACATCATCCAGTATTTGGGCCTCCCATACCTGCCGGTTATAGTCCTTCCGGCACTCCTTATGACGCTTGTAATTCTCATTGCAAGGAAGACCGTGGCGATCCCCGCAATGGAGCATGCCGACAGGCAGACAGCGGCTGCCGCAGCGCCCAAAGGGGCGATGCTCTCCCTTATCACGGTTATCGGGATAGTGGTGGCACGGACATGGACCCAGATGGGTTTGGTCAGTTACATACCCTTTTATTACATAAACTATCTGAAAGGGGAGCCCGTCTTTGCCGGGAAACTCGTTTTCACATTCCTCGTGTGCGGCGCCCTTGGGACGCTCATAGGGTCTCCCATAGCCGACAGGATCGGCCTCAGGACTTTTTTGAGACTTACCATGTTCCTTGGTACCATTGTGCTGCCCCTGATGTTCGTCCCATTCATTAACCAAAGCTGGCTTCTTTTCGTGGTTCTTGGAGTAGAAGGGGCGCTTATTGTCTCTACCTTCTCCGTTACCGTGGTAATAGGCCAAAAACTGCTCCCCCACAGGCTCGGGGTCGCATCCGGCCTCCTGGTTGGTTTCGCCATCGGCGCCGGAGGTGTTGGAGTGACACTCCTTGGGGTCATCGCGGATACCATGGGTGTGCCGCTTGCCTTGGAAGCTATCATGTTGCTGCCGCTCATAGGCTTCATTTTAAGCCTCATTTTGCGATTTAAAGGATAG
- a CDS encoding CoA pyrophosphatase: MTPAFIRERLKNYEAKVIEGCEGICAGVVIPIFQKDGNVYIVLTKRSQTVSLHKGEVSFPGGMCEDEDGGTMNTALRECCEEIGVSAEDVEIIGKIDDMYTFTGFVITPYVGIIPYPYEFRTNPGEVAYMIFMPLKHLMEATPVMENVEHLGKTIMATSFDFNGDRIWGATCRILFRLKRILEDEKI, translated from the coding sequence ATGACCCCTGCGTTCATAAGAGAGAGGCTGAAAAATTACGAAGCAAAGGTAATTGAAGGGTGCGAAGGCATATGCGCCGGAGTTGTCATACCCATTTTCCAAAAAGATGGAAATGTCTATATCGTCCTTACCAAGAGAAGCCAAACGGTGAGCCTGCATAAGGGTGAAGTTTCCTTTCCCGGAGGTATGTGTGAAGATGAGGACGGCGGCACAATGAATACGGCGCTCAGAGAGTGTTGCGAAGAAATAGGGGTGTCGGCGGAGGATGTGGAAATTATCGGAAAAATAGACGATATGTACACGTTCACTGGTTTTGTTATCACCCCGTATGTGGGGATTATTCCCTATCCCTATGAATTCAGGACGAACCCCGGGGAAGTAGCGTACATGATCTTCATGCCCCTCAAGCATCTCATGGAAGCGACGCCCGTGATGGAAAATGTCGAACATTTAGGCAAGACAATCATGGCCACTTCTTTCGATTTCAACGGCGACAGGATATGGGGCGCCACATGCCGGATCCTGTTCAGGCTTAAAAGAATATTGGAAGATGAAAAAATTTAA
- a CDS encoding HD domain-containing protein yields MQRWNDKIRSVELRELDKQAHKMIIAYFLGKFEEGAPGFSWRDIIEGGLFEFLQRLVITDLKPQVFDRIKQDDERYQQLNEWVFNRLKPILSPLGKELNDGFRNYFRKRDDTINKRILSAAHFFSTQWEFDIIERANQEGYEIRRIKALLREKQEGYYDLAGIQQLALWEKYRNFIDLCGQLRFQLRWGHINMEPRTAVLGHMLVVALLSYLFSMEIGACPRRCVNNYFTGLFHDLPEVLTRDIISPVKRSIEGLEELIKTYEREQMEKEVYNLIPEVWHEEMKMFTDNEFAGRVTLNGKMMETTSEVISTEYNSDEFNPRDGALVKAADDLGAFVEAYTSIENGVQSKRLQEAKEKFVEQYREKTIAGIRFGELYEDF; encoded by the coding sequence ATGCAGCGATGGAACGACAAGATCCGCTCCGTTGAACTCCGTGAGCTTGACAAACAGGCCCATAAGATGATAATCGCCTACTTCCTCGGGAAATTCGAAGAAGGCGCCCCAGGCTTCAGTTGGCGCGACATAATTGAGGGAGGGCTTTTTGAGTTCCTCCAGCGCCTTGTTATTACTGACCTAAAGCCCCAGGTCTTTGACCGGATCAAGCAGGACGACGAGAGGTATCAGCAGCTCAATGAATGGGTCTTCAATCGGCTCAAGCCCATCCTTTCGCCTCTTGGAAAAGAATTGAATGATGGATTCAGGAATTACTTCCGAAAAAGAGACGATACGATCAACAAGAGGATTTTGAGCGCCGCCCATTTCTTTTCCACACAATGGGAATTCGACATTATTGAGCGGGCAAACCAGGAAGGATACGAAATACGCCGGATTAAGGCCCTCCTTAGAGAAAAGCAGGAGGGATACTACGATCTGGCAGGTATTCAACAACTTGCCTTGTGGGAAAAATACAGGAATTTCATTGACCTCTGCGGCCAACTGCGGTTTCAGCTCCGATGGGGTCATATAAATATGGAGCCCCGGACCGCCGTGCTGGGCCACATGCTCGTAGTCGCCCTTCTCTCGTATCTTTTTTCTATGGAGATCGGCGCCTGTCCGAGGCGTTGCGTGAACAACTATTTCACCGGTCTTTTTCATGACCTGCCGGAAGTGCTCACCAGGGACATTATCTCGCCTGTGAAGCGTTCCATTGAGGGTCTTGAGGAACTGATAAAGACATACGAGCGCGAACAGATGGAAAAAGAGGTCTACAATCTCATCCCAGAAGTATGGCACGAGGAGATGAAGATGTTTACCGACAACGAGTTTGCGGGGAGAGTGACCTTAAACGGTAAAATGATGGAAACCACGTCAGAGGTGATATCGACAGAATACAACTCCGATGAGTTCAACCCGAGGGACGGCGCCCTTGTAAAGGCTGCCGACGACCTTGGGGCCTTTGTGGAAGCGTATACCTCAATAGAAAACGGCGTCCAGTCGAAGCGTTTACAGGAAGCTAAGGAGAAATTCGTGGAACAGTACAGAGAGAAGACCATAGCGGGAATAAGGTTCGGCGAACTATATGAAGACTTTTGA
- a CDS encoding glycine--tRNA ligase subunit alpha has product MYFQDLIFALQKFWADRGCVIQQPYDIEVGAGTFHPATFLRSLGPEPWNVAYVQPSRRPADGRYGENPNRLQHYYQFQVIMKPSPKDIQNLYIESLRSFGIDPAYHDIRFVEDDWESPTLGAWGLGWEVWLDGMEITQFTYFQQTGGISLAPITVEITYGAERIAMYLQDVDSVYNIAWNKDVLYGDIYLEPEREYSTYNFEESDASTLRGMFDVCEREGEKLTTGRELVYPSYDYCLKCSHIFNLLDARGAISVTERANYIGRVRNLAKLCAELYIKKREAQGFPLLKNT; this is encoded by the coding sequence ATGTATTTTCAGGACCTTATCTTTGCGCTACAGAAATTTTGGGCCGATCGGGGATGCGTGATTCAGCAGCCTTACGATATAGAGGTCGGCGCGGGAACATTCCACCCTGCCACATTCCTTAGATCCTTAGGCCCTGAGCCGTGGAACGTGGCGTATGTCCAGCCGTCAAGAAGACCAGCCGACGGACGCTACGGCGAAAATCCCAACCGGCTTCAGCACTACTACCAGTTTCAGGTTATAATGAAGCCGTCTCCAAAGGACATCCAGAATCTCTACATTGAGAGCCTCCGGAGTTTCGGGATAGACCCCGCTTACCACGACATACGGTTCGTGGAGGACGACTGGGAATCACCTACTCTCGGTGCGTGGGGTCTGGGCTGGGAGGTATGGCTTGACGGAATGGAGATTACCCAGTTTACCTATTTCCAGCAGACGGGCGGCATAAGTCTCGCCCCCATTACCGTGGAAATCACCTATGGCGCAGAACGGATAGCCATGTATCTCCAGGATGTGGACAGCGTCTACAATATAGCATGGAACAAGGATGTTCTTTACGGAGACATCTACCTTGAACCGGAAAGAGAATATTCCACATATAATTTTGAAGAATCTGATGCGTCCACGCTAAGGGGCATGTTCGACGTGTGTGAGCGGGAAGGAGAAAAACTCACCACCGGAAGGGAACTCGTCTATCCTTCCTACGATTATTGCCTCAAGTGTTCTCACATATTCAATCTCCTTGACGCAAGAGGGGCGATAAGCGTGACCGAGAGGGCGAACTACATCGGCAGGGTAAGAAATCTGGCGAAGTTGTGCGCTGAACTTTATATTAAGAAAAGGGAAGCCCAAGGGTTTCCGCTATTGAAAAATACTTAA
- the glyS gene encoding glycine--tRNA ligase subunit beta yields the protein MSDFLLEIGTEEIPARFLGPAKEGLYKLLKDALGVAWISSDNPKVYATPRRIAVIIRNVAEKQEDSVSIKYGPPYNKAFNAQGQPTPAATGFAKSQGVALDDLKKGIKDGVEFVTVEKKEGGKAAIDVLPGILKDVVSRIPFQKRMRWGGESFEFARPIQWLVALFGESVIEFNIADVKSGRTTLAHRFLSKGPIELRNPSEYIDKLRENFVVLDEEERLDVIRKGISKIEEETGGHVVEDESLVREILYITEYPYPLCGSFDEQFLAIPKEVLINVMKSHQKYIPLLKADNTLMPRFICFANTAPKEDANVIRGNEKVLRARLADARFFFDEDRKTAICGLYDRLSSIVWHVKLGTLKDKTERVHIIADCLALILNYRKEEKIERAVRLIKSDLLTHMVGEFPELQGTMGRIYAESQGEDQEVARAIEDHYLPSGGNGALPQHGLGSIMSIADKIDSLVSFFSIGINPTGNLDPFALRRQALGIMKIVIGKKLHVPLKELVEKAYESGSAIRKRVTLEETMASLLDFIITRFKFSMLEENHNQDFVESVLPGVSEDIYDGYLRLLALESQKSLQDFKRLMVGFRRVYNITKTLAEDREVEISLLREKEEKALFDLYKETKDTFFSAMDAKRYADALTVLVGFKETIDNFFDKVFVMDKNDAVKNNRLALLKKIKNMFLRYGDFPKIRVE from the coding sequence ATGAGCGACTTTTTGCTTGAGATAGGTACGGAAGAGATACCGGCGCGGTTCCTAGGACCCGCGAAGGAAGGTCTCTATAAACTGTTGAAAGACGCGCTCGGCGTGGCGTGGATATCCTCAGACAATCCTAAAGTATACGCAACGCCCAGGAGGATAGCGGTCATCATAAGGAATGTGGCCGAGAAGCAGGAAGACAGCGTCTCTATAAAGTACGGCCCTCCATACAACAAGGCTTTCAACGCCCAGGGACAACCAACTCCCGCTGCCACAGGGTTTGCGAAATCCCAAGGGGTCGCCCTTGATGACCTCAAAAAAGGCATCAAAGACGGGGTCGAGTTCGTTACCGTGGAGAAAAAGGAAGGCGGAAAGGCCGCAATAGACGTCCTCCCGGGAATCCTTAAAGACGTGGTCTCCCGCATCCCCTTTCAGAAGCGGATGAGATGGGGTGGCGAGAGCTTCGAGTTTGCAAGGCCTATCCAGTGGCTTGTGGCCCTTTTCGGTGAATCCGTCATTGAATTCAATATTGCGGACGTAAAAAGTGGCAGGACGACGCTTGCCCACCGGTTTCTCTCCAAAGGGCCTATCGAGCTTCGTAACCCTTCAGAATATATCGATAAACTAAGAGAAAATTTCGTGGTCCTTGATGAAGAGGAACGGCTCGATGTAATCCGTAAGGGGATTAGCAAGATTGAGGAAGAAACAGGCGGCCATGTGGTAGAGGACGAAAGCCTCGTGAGAGAGATCCTCTATATCACCGAGTACCCTTACCCATTGTGCGGCTCTTTCGACGAGCAGTTCCTTGCGATCCCAAAAGAAGTGCTCATAAATGTGATGAAATCGCATCAAAAGTATATCCCGCTCCTGAAAGCGGACAATACCCTTATGCCCCGTTTTATCTGCTTCGCCAATACGGCGCCCAAGGAAGATGCGAATGTCATCAGAGGAAACGAAAAGGTCCTGAGGGCGCGCCTGGCGGACGCCCGGTTCTTCTTTGACGAAGACCGCAAGACGGCAATCTGCGGTCTCTATGACCGGCTTTCCTCCATCGTATGGCACGTCAAGCTCGGTACCCTCAAGGATAAGACGGAAAGGGTGCACATTATCGCCGACTGCCTGGCGCTGATCCTTAATTACCGGAAAGAAGAGAAGATAGAGCGGGCGGTCAGGCTCATCAAATCAGATCTTCTTACTCACATGGTAGGGGAGTTCCCGGAACTCCAGGGGACAATGGGAAGGATTTACGCCGAATCCCAAGGGGAAGACCAAGAGGTCGCCAGGGCAATAGAAGACCATTACCTTCCGAGCGGCGGCAACGGCGCCCTCCCTCAGCACGGTCTCGGCTCGATCATGAGCATCGCGGATAAGATAGACAGCCTGGTCTCTTTCTTCTCCATAGGGATCAACCCAACAGGCAACCTTGATCCTTTCGCCCTGAGACGACAGGCCCTAGGAATAATGAAGATAGTAATAGGGAAAAAGCTTCACGTCCCACTCAAGGAACTTGTTGAAAAGGCCTACGAGAGCGGGTCCGCCATCCGTAAGCGGGTCACTCTTGAAGAGACGATGGCTTCCCTTCTTGATTTCATCATCACCCGCTTCAAATTCTCCATGCTGGAGGAGAACCACAACCAGGATTTTGTTGAAAGTGTCCTTCCAGGGGTATCCGAAGATATCTACGACGGGTATCTCAGGCTCCTTGCCTTAGAGAGCCAGAAGTCACTCCAGGATTTTAAGCGGCTCATGGTGGGCTTCCGAAGGGTGTATAACATTACAAAGACCCTCGCTGAAGACCGAGAGGTTGAAATATCTCTTCTCAGGGAAAAAGAAGAAAAGGCCCTTTTCGATCTCTACAAAGAGACGAAGGATACGTTCTTCTCGGCGATGGATGCGAA